Proteins found in one Kluyveromyces marxianus DMKU3-1042 DNA, complete genome, chromosome 2 genomic segment:
- the ATG18 gene encoding phosphoinositide binding protein ATG18 produces the protein MSDLPIINFINFNQNGTCISIGTSQGFKIFNCEPFGRFYQDDEGGCGIVEMLFSTSLLAVVGMGENPAMSPRRLRMLNTKRHSVICEVTFPTTILSIKMNKTRLAVLLQEQIYIYDISNMRLLHTIETSMNAQGLMSMSPNSENNYLVYPSPPKVINSEIKDHATTNNINIKKSDAAEDPLRKDHFAYDPSDHSHPQSTTESTSNNHNRTYSSGNNNNTNSNPNKIIKNGDVIVFNLQTLQPTMVIEAHKGEIAALKLSADGTLLATASEKGTIIRVFNVENGSKVYQFRRGTYSTKISSLSFSKDNQFLAVCSSSKTVHIFKLGEKIIDNTKPNELNSDDDMDDDLLPQFENGDDEEEVDEETLDEEATSLNSSHSNKEPIVDSSRSTVGRMIRKSSQRLSRKAAKTLGAYFPIKVSSILEPSRHFASLKISTTTNQPIKAIAAIDDPISLNTNEYPDLFDTSNQADHQNTDGLKMIPVRVLSSEGYMYKYILDPERGGDCILLEQYSLLSE, from the coding sequence ATGTCTGATCTTCCAATAATTAACTTTATAAATTTCAATCAAAATGGCACATGCATATCAATAGGGACATCCCAAGGGTTTAAGATATTTAATTGTGAGCCTTTTGGTAGATTTTATCAGGATGATGAAGGAGGATGTGGAATCGTAGAGATGCTTTTCTCTACCTCCCTTTTAGCTGTTGTTGGAATGGGGGAGAATCCAGCCATGTCTCCAAGGAGGCTAAGGATGCTAAATACAAAACGTCATTCTGTTATTTGCGAGGTTACATTTCCCACAACTATATTATCGATCAAGATGAACAAAACGCGGCTTGCGGTACTTCTTCAGGaacagatatatatatacgaTATTAGCAACATGCGGCTTCTCCACACAATTGAGACATCGATGAATGCGCAGGGTTTAATGTCAATGTCACCCAACTCTGAGAACAACTATTTAGTGTACCCTTCTCCTCCAAAGGTAATTAACTCTGAAATCAAAGATCATGCCACGACAAACAACATAAACATCAAAAAATCCGATGCTGCAGAGGATCCACTGAGGAAAGACCACTTTGCTTATGATCCTTCTGATCATTCCCACCCACAATCAACCACGGAATCTACTTCGAATAACCACAACCGTACCTACAGTAGTGgcaacaataataacaccAACAGTAACCCTAATAAGATCATCAAAAATGGAGACGTAATTGTCTTCAATTTACAAACTTTACAACCAACAATGGTGATCGAGGCCCACAAGGGGGAGATTGCTGCTTTAAAACTAAGTGCAGACGGAACTTTACTAGCTACAGCGTCAGAAAAGGGTACTATTATTCGAGTTTTCAATGTAGAAAATGGAAGTAAAGTGTACCAATTCCGTAGAGGGACGTATTCGACAAAGATTTCTTCCCTTTCATTTAGCAAGGACAACCAATTCCTAGCGGTGTGCTCGTCTAGTAAGACAGTTCATATCTTCAAGCTTGGGGAAAAAATTATCGATAATACTAAGCCAAATGAATTAAACAGCGATGATGATATGGATGATGATCTACTACCGCAGTTTGAGAACGGCGATGATGAGGAGgaagttgatgaagaaacactagatgaagaagcaacaAGCTTAAACTCAAGCCATAGCAACAAGGAGCCCATAGTAGACTCATCAAGAAGCACAGTGGGACGTATGATCCGAAAATCATCACAACGGCTTTCACGAAAGGCTGCCAAGACACTAGGTGCTTACTTCCCAATaaaagtttcttcaattcttgaacCATCTCGTCATTTCGCAAGTCTTAAAATATCTACCACTACAAATCAGCCTATTAAAGCGATAGCTGCTATTGATGATCCTATCAGTTTAAATACGAACGAATATCCGGATTTGTTCGACACTTCAAACCAAGCTGACCACCAGAATACAGACGGACTGAAAATGATACCTGTAAGGGTTCTATCAAGCGAGGGCTACAtgtataaatatatactGGATCCAGAACGTGGAGGAGATTGTATTCTATTGGAGCAGTACTCCCTACTCTCGGAGTAA
- the ROG3 gene encoding Rog3p has product MGKPTKGISLFEIRLEGTDHDVIVVKGSANDAPSVLLSGNVVLSVTEPIQAKKISLLLYGVIKMNVSTVVQSARGTATRTLKHDKRFYEFHFDDIDLSPYMVDSSTVKKSLSRSSSSSSLGGLASFSRSTTSLKNFATGASHSLVLPEGNYVLPFSAILPGSLTESVEGLPNASVFYKLRATLERGKFASDLSTKKHVRVVRTLTPDALELFETVAVDNTWPKKVDYSISVPSKAIAIGSASSVNIMIVPLLKGLKLGPIKISLLEYISYSAPYNNPNTAERTIMKMKIRDPLHNNANTTDSDFQDKWEVNTSVRVPPNLSKCTQDCVIMSNIKVRHKLKFVIALINPDGHVSELRASLPVQLFISPFVTIAVQRPENIESSTNNSANNTDNEAAEGDDFMFANTNSEVNLNAINMAPNDSNAPSTSLFAPPNYGNHVYDRLWNDISVDDTALNSGTQSPIESTHTPLLSEPNEMRELQKSLQRVRIEREMEEADSIGLSFDPQVPSRSALATPLSLHDIPSQLRVGDYFAAANHSSRSNLNLLNVPPYLRSPSQMDSPGFDFMSRANSFESRAGSPSRKDWEISSLSRVPSYDNAMKTSSVMGDLPPAYPDEDEQRDKNQSTVGSLEKPRELHHRGHQPDGSQYTSSKLSSLLLSNHDSQSTNALNMYTNDVHEREMDDSQTGKLFSKPILTRSTSTSALKNTASKHFGFSMTPLSQLARAATPPASMINTSHHSSSSIQIPKAASKGPKSNAPLRNGNSFASLSGILHKRESNE; this is encoded by the coding sequence ATGGGTAAACCAACAAAAGGCATATCTTTGTTCGAAATAAGATTAGAGGGTACAGATCATGATGTAATTGTCGTTAAAGGATCCGCCAATGATGCACCTTCTGTTCTGTTGAGTGGAAATGTCGTTCTTTCAGTTACGGAGCCAATTCAGGCTAAGAAGATATCTTTACTATTATATGGAGTTATCAAGATGAATGTTTCAACCGTTGTGCAGAGTGCAAGAGGAACAGCGACCAGAACTCTTAAACACGATAAAAGATTCTATGAGTTCCATTTCGACGATATTGATTTGAGCCCCTATATGGTGGACAGTTCTACGGTGAAAAAGTCCCTGAGTAGAAGCAGTTCGTCGTCCAGTCTTGGAGGACTTGCTTCTTTCAGCAGATCTACTacatctttgaagaactttgcAACTGGAGCCAGCCATTCACTGGTGCTCCCTGAAGGAAATTATGTTTTACCTTTTAGCGCAATTTTACCAGGTTCTCTAACGGAAAGTGTGGAAGGGTTACCTAATGCTTCGGTATTCTACAAGCTAAGAGCAACTTTGGAAAGAGGAAAATTTGCATCAGACTTGAGTACAAAGAAACATGTGCGTGTCGTTAGGACTTTGACACCAGATGCGTTAGAGCTCTTTGAAACAGTAGCAGTGGATAATACATGGCCAAAAAAGGTCGATTACTCAATTTCTGTTCCATCTAAGGCCATCGCTATCGGCTCTGCATCTTCCGTAAATATCATGATTGTGCCTTTGTTAAAGGGCTTAAAGCTAGGCCCAATAAAAATATCACTACTGGAATACATTTCCTACTCGGCTCCATATAATAATCCGAATACCGCGGAGAGGACGAttatgaaaatgaaaatacGCGATCCATTACATAATAATGCCAACACTACTGACAGCGACTTTCAAGACAAATGGGAAGTCAACACATCGGTAAGGGTACCACCAAACCTCTCGAAATGTACTCAGGATTGTGTAATTATGTCCAATATTAAGGTGCGTCACAAGCTGAAATTTGTCATTGCATTAATTAACCCGGATGGACACGTATCAGAACTACGTGCGTCATTGCCCGTGCAGCTATTCATTTCACCATTTGTCACTATAGCTGTACAAAGACCGGAAAACATTGAGAGCAGTACTAATAACTCAGCCAACAACACCGATAATGAAGCAGCTGAAGGAGACGATTTCATGTTTGCAAACACCAATTCAGAGGTTAACCTAAACGCAATAAATATGGCACCAAATGACTCTAACGCACCATCAACGTCCTTATTTGCTCCTCCAAATTATGGTAACCACGTCTATGATAGGTTGTGGAATGATATTTCAGTAGATGATACGGCTTTAAATTCGGGCACTCAGTCTCCTATTGAGTCCACACACACCCCTCTACTCTCTGAGCCAAATGAAATGCGAGAGTTACAAAAAAGTTTACAAAGGGTTAGAATTGAACGTGAGATGGAGGAAGCCGATAGCATTGGTCTGAGCTTTGATCCTCAAGTACCAAGTAGATCTGCTCTGGCAACACCTCTTTCATTGCATGATATTCCAAGCCAACTTCGGGTTGGAGACTATTTTGCGGCGGCGAATCATTCTAGTCGCAGTAATCTCAATTTACTGAATGTGCCACCTTATTTAAGATCCCCTTCCCAGATGGATTCTCCTGGGTTTGATTTCATGTCTAGAGcaaattcttttgaatcCAGAGCAGGATCCCCGTCAAGGAAAGACTGGGAGATTTCCAGTTTAAGTCGTGTGCCATCTTATGATAATGCAATGAAAACTTCTTCGGTCATGGGCGATTTACCACCGGCGTACCCTGATGAGGACGAGCAAAGAGATAAAAACCAATCTACTGTCGGATCACTGGAAAAGCCGCGAGAGTTACACCATAGAGGGCATCAACCGGATGGGAGTCAGTATACTTCTTCGAAGCTCTCCTCGTTATTATTATCCAACCATGATAGCCAATCCACCAACGCATTGAACATGTATACCAATGATGTTCATGAAAGAGAGATGGATGACTCGCAAACAGGAAAACTCTTCTCAAAGCCGATACTCACTAGgtcaacatcaacaagtGCATTGAAAAACACTGCATCAAAGCACTTTGGATTTAGCATGACACCTTTATCTCAGTTAGCTAGAGCCGCGACACCACCTGCAAGTATGATTAACACATCTCATCATTCTAGTAGTTCAATTCAGATACCAAAAGCGGCATCGAAGGGACCCAAGAGTAATGCGCCACTAAGGAACGGTAATTCTTTCGCAAGTTTGTCAGGCATATTGCATAAAAGGGAATCAAATGAATGA
- the FAB1 gene encoding 1-phosphatidylinositol-3-phosphate 5-kinase: MSQVNREVGPVADLGDGDGSNSHLNIIDNNGISNGTSGTNKMEMPEFMTQKPLISRTTTDVDTNPVISDMQVPTPLDIAISNDEHESMTDELSGDDIISTIPAVSEQLSNTRSNDISSSALKLGSFPSNDLVGGTQPITKSDSDNPSLGRGERPASLHFSIGNSARTKRSSIYESKSTVTAIPIRTPSKSNRNGLNQTHPHSYSDRDDAVSLKSVSSSLTASFSRNFLFGFYDKKQNGKAKVKNILSKEYWMKDESAKECFNCAKPFTTFRRKHHCRICGQIFCSNCSFLISGENFGYSGRMRICEKCYEHSVNYEDSSEEESEEEMSHDQGSTRNLEEDAFSLNNDDIQSIITHADDHKVHLTTPEPLPRMAIPATKQGESLEISFHDKSNNYGYRKNRPRRGTQDRYTLHDLDMLSPIPQEYIDSKNSPDKAIMGNKSSQLGHIRQSFSNYLGQKNANILRQDTPNKLNVMKTLANNNFKFEFNYDMNNFQSYLNKERQPPILHDSRQMPLISNHNSSPNFQTGVLSSDEGSEDEASMSLYTALNDTHKHDKNRTRTTRNSTNSTQRAQASLQRMRQRRKSKSRSGVFTNNGRGEFSFLNLSAPNLVTVVNNDAIFSKNHNPQSKQKFESSLKDLRKSSANMSSWRRVSLEKREELNDACKLHINTLLRQALDDQEIQNKEDWTAIFEKMISLIQGIPLDARKSGDLDFKQQHVKIKRLPGGKVLDSMLLNGVLYSKGLPLKTMPRTVLNPRILLIMFPLEYQKHNNHVISIESVVAQEKEYTKKLVLRLLSLNPDIILIGTTASGYALQLFQEAGIVVQCDVKPQVIERISRFTNCDIVITMDKLSNNVRLGTCEKFEVRTYIYGNLSKNYTFITGCKTNDGITLVLRGDTSEALRKVKDVAEFMAYAVFSMKLESSFFNDNFLQPNIEAYKNVQLLKKKSTNTVGYCADFIKKFHQRVLSVSPIVEFPVPYLLEKARNVEKLLINKRELVMKLPSNSDILTFKDSVDLSKMQLETALTQRDLKYLIKFIHTKECDELLLLFERLKKQWEIYSSLSRNMLGTGSHQSISVLYSVISKKTTTPCIGPEIVTIDFFWENDLSIGQFIENVAATALRPCVDGCGGLMMDHYRSYAHGNGKVDVIIESLQSKLPMLKNLIFTWSYCKKCGLSSPTLQLSEKSWSYSLGKYLELMFWSSPKNINSIGNCDHDVAKDHLKYFSLNDIIVRMEYSEIDVHQLITPSTTITWNPNKDIKLKVELYYQILEKIDAFYGSVLERLNKLKIDSITDIKLNAAKERIDELKKNVEEEKSVLLSNIENVYTGTEGDQHLKLNSVIRALHDNAAGWDTEFVEFEKEYLPTEKDIARITALQLKKMFTDFNKISEENVNREHAEEVETNEKKPETDDTPVKEGKPEEEPTNIQKRPVLTQNATMPVINKSSHTFGDPVGQHVTPRRQSVGSSFADTSNLRKMSINSNNSNYTQYSKDRNSDTKVGQLANFFDQIHFDAVTKEFELQREMERLNMNKTKYQAMRAKSLKPIVEVYKNVQAAVQEPINVEKGAKSQYWNSKTENTKGGSDKARLLNKGLENELEQSIHQWSERILKNQNNEQNNDLTTKPSNEPLPPVTTITNANKDGTKLQTEHVVIPSQKSSLLTALSNFWADRSASFWKPLAYPTSPTEHIFMDNDVIIREDEPSSLIAFCLSSNDYQKKVNSMIRNIRQPPGSFDSSEEKTDSNTSKTEVATSNTGDFDDIPIKASNTDLEMIMTKKTGMHLRYQFQDGYTVMSCKMFFFEQFDAFRKKCGCGEENFIQSLSRCIKWDSSGGKSGSAFLKTLDNRFVIKELSHSELDAFINFSSSYFEYMSQALFHDLPTALAKILGFYQIQIKNSTTGKSFKMDVIIMENLFYETKTSRIFDLKGSMRNRHVEQTGKENEVLLDENMVEYIYESPIFVREYDKKLLRASLWNDTLFLAKMNVMDYSLVVGVDNESHSLTVGIIDCIRTFTWDKKLESWVKEKGLVGGSTKEPTVVTPRQYKNRFREAMERYILMVPDPWYQDTDT, translated from the coding sequence ATGTCTCAAGTTAACAGGGAGGTAGGCCCTGTAGCTGATTTGGGTGATGGAGATGGCAGCAATAGCCATTTAAATATAATTGATAACAATGGCATCAGTAATGGAACGAGTGGTACAAATAAGATGGAAATGCCTGAATTCATGACTCAAAAGCCACTAATATCAAGAACTACAACCGATGTTGATACAAACCCTGTTATAAGTGATATGCAAGTCCCTACTCCTCTTGACATAGCTATATCCAACGATGAGCACGAATCCATGACTGATGAACTGTCAGGAGATGATATAATTTCTACAATACCTGCTGTGAGTGAACAACTATCCAATACACGAAGCAATGATATATCGAGCTCAGCTCTAAAGCTGGGTAGTTTTCCGAGCAACGACTTAGTTGGTGGTACTCAACCTATTACAAAGTCCGATTCGGATAACCCGTCCCTTGGAAGAGGAGAGAGGCCGGCATCCTTGCATTTCTCTATTGGTAACAGCGCTAGGACCAAAAGGTCTAGCATCTATGAATCGAAATCTACAGTAACCGCTATTCCTATCAGAACTCCATCAAAGTCAAACCGAAATGGACTCAACCAGACTCATCCACATTCGTATTCAGATAGAGATGACGCGGTATCTTTGAAGAGTGtatcttcatctttaaCTGCATCTTTCTCAAGAAACTTCTTGTTCGGATTCTACGATAAGAAGCAGAATGGTAAGGCCAAAGTCAAGAATATTCTGTCCAAAGAATACTGGATGAAAGATGAAAGTGCCAAAGAATGTTTTAATTGTGCTAAGCCCTTTACTACTTTTAGAAGAAAGCACCATTGTAGAATATGTGGTCAAATTTTTTGCAGTAACTGTAGCTTTCTCATATCCGGAGAAAACTTTGGATATAGTGGAAGGATGAGGATTTGTGAGAAATGCTACGAGCATTCTGTTAACTATGAAGATTcaagtgaagaagaatctgaagaagaaatgagtCACGATCAAGGAAGTACTagaaatcttgaagaagacgccttttctttgaataaCGATGATATACAAAGTATTATAACACATGCAGATGACCATAAAGTACACTTAACAACCCCAGAACCACTGCCTAGAATGGCTATTCCTGCGACTAAACAGGGTGAATCTTTAGAAATATCATTCCATGATAAATCAAATAATTATGGTTATCGTAAAAATCGACCACGCCGGGGAACACAGGATAGATATACATTACATGACCTTGACATGCTTTCTCCGATTCCTCAGGAATATATCGACTCCAAGAATTCACCAGATAAGGCTATTATGGGAAATAAAAGCTCTCAGCTGGGTCACATTAGGCAATCCTTTTCAAACTACTTAGGACAAAAGAATGCCAATATTCTGCGACAGGATACACCTAATAAACTTAATGTTATGAAGACGTTAGCGAATAATAACTTTAAATTTGAATTCAATTATGATATGAACAACTTCCAAAGCTATCTCAACAAAGAACGTCAACCACCTATTTTACATGACTCTCGGCAAATGCCTCTGATATCCAATCACAATAGCAGCCCGAACTTTCAAACTGGCGTTTTGAGTAGTGACGAAGGTTCCGAAGATGAAGCTTCGATGTCGTTGTACACTGCTTTGAATGATACTCATAAACATGATAAAAACCGCACCCGTACAACTAGAAATTCTACAAATTCCACGCAAAGAGCACAAGCTTCTTTACAGAGAATGAgacaaagaaggaaaagtaAAAGTCGTTCAGGGGTTTTCACGAATAATGGAAGAGGTGAATTTAGTTTCTTAAATCTGAGTGCTCCAAATTTAGTAACGGTGGTGAATAATGACGCAATTTTCAGCAAGAACCACAATCCACAGTCAAAACAGAAATTTGAATCAAGCCTGAAAGATCTGAGAAAGTCATCCGCAAATATGTCTTCTTGGAGAAGGGTGTCAttagaaaagagagaagagttGAATGATGCTTGTAAGCTTCACATAAACACACTATTAAGGCAAGCATTAGATGATCAAGAGATCCAAAATAAGGAAGATTGGACAgcaatatttgaaaaaatgataTCACTAATCCAAGGAATTCCACTCGATGCTAGAAAATCTGGAGATCTTGACttcaaacaacaacacgTCAAAATAAAACGTCTTCCTGGTGGGAAGGTTTTGGATTCAATGCTTTTAAATGGTGTCTTGTATTCTAAAGGACTTCCTCTAAAAACCATGCCAAGGACTGTTCTAAATCCACGTATTTTATTAATTATGTTCCCATTGGAATATCAGAAACACAATAATCATGTAATTAGTATTGAATCAGTTGTTGcccaagaaaaagaatacacCAAAAAGCTTGTTTTAAGATTACTTTCTTTGAATCCAGACATAATCCTCATCGGTACTACTGCAAGTGGGTATGCTTTACAGTTATTTCAAGAAGCAGGAATCGTAGTTCAATGTGACGTCAAACCTCAGGTtatagaaagaatatcGAGGTTTACTAATTGTGATATTGTAATTACCATGGATAAACTTTCTAATAATGTTAGGTTGGGAACCTGTGAAAAATTTGAAGTCCgtacatatatttatgGGAATTTGAGCAAAAATTACACCTTTATAACCGGTTGCAAGACTAATGATGGTATTACTCTGGTACTAAGAGGAGATACCAGTGAGGCGCTCCGAAAAGTTAAGGATGTTGCAGAATTTATGGCATATGCTGTTTTCTCCATGAAACTAGAgagttctttctttaatgatAATTTCCTTCAGCCTAACATTGAAGCTTACAAAAATGTCCAgctattgaaaaagaaaagcacAAACACTGTAGGTTATTGTGCAGACTTCATAAAGAAATTCCACCAAAGGGTGCTTTCTGTCTCTCCAATCGTAGAATTTCCTGTACCCTATTTATTGGAGAAAGCGCGTAACGTCGAAAAATTGCTCATCAATAAAAGAGAACTAGTTATGAAATTACCAAGTAATTCAGATATCTTAACGTTTAAAGATTCAGTAGATCTTTCCAAAATGCAACTAGAAACTGCGTTAACGCAACGTGATTTGAAATATCTAATAAAATTCATCCATACAAAAGAATGCGACGAATTGCTACTGCTATTTGAAAGACTGAAGAAGCAATGGGAAATATATTCTTCCTTATCAAGGAATATGTTGGGAACAGGATCACATCAAAGTATTTCTGTGCTCTATTCTGTCATTTCGAAGAAGACTACAACCCCTTGTATTGGGCCGGAAATTGTCACAATTGACTTCTTTTGGGAAAATGATCTTTCCATTGGCCAATTCATAGAAAATGTTGCAGCTACAGCACTCAGACCTTGTGTAGATGGATGCGGTGGCCTAATGATGGACCATTACAGAAGTTATGCTCATGGGAATGGTAAAGTCGATGTTATTATTGAAAGTTTACAAAGCAAACTACCAATGCTGAAAAACCTAATTTTCACCTGGAGCTATTGCAAAAAGTGTGGATTATCAAGTCCAACACTACAATTGAGCGAGAAGAGTTGGAGTTATTCTTTAGGAAAATATTTAGAACTTATGTTCTGGTCCTCaccaaaaaatattaacaGTATAGGAAATTGCGATCATGACGTCGCCAAGGATCATTTGAAGTATTTCAGTTTGAATGATATTATTGTAAGGATGGAGTACTCAGAAATTGATGTTCACCAGTTAATAACACCCAGCACAACAATTACATGGAATCCAAATAAGGATATAAAATTGAAGGTTGAGCTATACTACCAAATACTTGAAAAGATAGATGCTTTTTATGGTAGTGTCCTTGAAAGACTTAACAAATTGAAAATCGACAGTATTACTGATATCAAATTGAATGCGGCAAAGGAAAGAATAgatgaattgaagaagaatgtggaagaagaaaaatctgTATTGCTTTCAAACATCGAAAACGTATACACCGGAACTGAAGGAGACCAGcatttgaagttgaattcGGTCATAAGAGCTCTTCATGATAACGCAGCAGGTTGGGATACTGAGTTTGTTGAGTTTGAGAAGGAATATTTACCAACAGAGAAAGATATTGCCCGAATCACTGCATTACAGCTTAAGAAAATGTTCACAGATTTCAACAAAATCTCAGAAGAGAATGTAAACAGAGAACATGCTGAAGAAGTGGAAACCAATGAAAAGAAGCCAGAAACTGATGATACTCCTgtgaaagaaggaaagccggaagaagaacctACAAATATTCAGAAAAGGCCTGTATTAACTCAAAATGCAACGATGCCAGTAATCAATAAGTCTTCGCACACCTTTGGTGATCCAGTTGGACAACACGTTACACCAAGAAGGCAGTCGGTAGGGTCTTCCTTTGCTGATACTAGTAATTTAAGAAAGATGAGTATTAACAGTAACAATAGCAACTATACCCAGTATAGCAAAGACAGAAATTCGGATACTAAAGTAGGTCAGCTCGCAAACTTTTTCGATCAAATACACTTCGATGCTGTAACCAAAGAGTTTGAGTTACAAAGAGAAATGGAAAGACTCAATATGAATAAAACCAAATATCAAGCAATGAGGGcaaaatctttgaaaccAATAGTAGAAGTTTACAAGAATGTTCAGGCTGCTGTTCAAGAGCCGATAAACGTAGAAAAAGGAGCTAAAAGCCAGTATTGGAACTCCAAAACAGAGAATACTAAAGGAGGTTCAGATAAAGCACGATTACTAAATAAAGGTTTAGAGAATGAGTTAGAACAATCCATTCATCAGTGGTCAGAGCGTATTTTAAAGAACCAGAATAACGAACAAAATAATGACCTAACAACCAAACCATCTAATGAGCCTCTTCCACCTGTTACAACCATTACAAATGCCAACAAGGATGGCACGAAGCTTCAAACCGAGCATGTAGTAATACCTTCTCAAAAATCTTCCTTACTGACGGCTCTATCTAACTTTTGGGCAGATAGATCTGCTTCTTTCTGGAAGCCACTTGCATATCCAACATCTCCAACCGAGCATATTTTCATGGATAACGATGTGATTATTCGAGAGGATGAGCCAAGTTCGTTGATTGCCTTTTGTCTGAGCTCCAACGATTACCAAAAGAAAGTAAACTCTATGATACGCAACATCCGTCAACCTCCTGGAAGTTTTGACTCCTCAGAGGAAAAGACTGATTCTAACACTTCAAAAACTGAGGTAGCAACTTCAAATACTGGTGATTTTGATGACATTCCTATTAAAGCATCAAATACCGATCTAGAAATGATTATGACAAAGAAAACTGGAATGCATTTACGATACCAGTTCCAGGATGGATACACTGTTATGTCATGTAAGatgttcttttttgaacaatttgatGCATTCAGGAAAAAATGTGGATGCGGAGAGGAAAACTTTATTCAAAGTTTATCTCGTTGCATCAAATGGGATTCCAGTGGGGGAAAAAGTGGAAGCgcatttttgaaaacattGGATAATAGATTTGTCATTAAAGAATTATCCCATTCAGAGTTAGATGCATTCAttaacttttcttcaagttaCTTCGAATATATGAGTCAGGCACTCTTTCATGATCTCCCAACTGCCTTAGCAAAAATCCTTGGATTCtatcaaatccaaatcaaGAATTCAACTACAGGAAAAAGTTTCAAGATGGACGTTATTATAATGGAGAACCTTTTCTATGAGACGAAAACTTCTAGGATTTTCGATCTCAAAGGTTCAATGAGAAATAGACACGTAGAACAAACagggaaagaaaatgaagtttTATTGGACGAGAATATGGTCGAATATATTTACGAATCTCCAATTTTTGTTCGTGAGTATGACAAAAAACTATTGAGAGCATCTCTATGGAATGACACCCTTTTCCTTGCCAAAATGAATGTCATGGATTATTCTTTAGTTGTCGGGGTTGATAACGAAAGCCATAGCCTAACGGTAGGTATCATAGATTGCATAAGAACCTTCACATGGGATAAAAAGCTAGAGAGTTGGGTGAAGGAAAAAGGACTTGTTGGAGGCAGCACAAAGGAGCCAACAGTAGTTACACCAAGACAATACAAAAACAGATTTAGGGAAGCTATGGAAAGGTACATTCTCATGGTTCCAGATCCATGGTATCAAGATACTGATACTTAA